From a region of the Acidobacteriota bacterium genome:
- a CDS encoding glycosyltransferase family 39 protein, with protein sequence MTRATWFRHASLLAWIAYFIVPNDGGGWVHGLPLGPLEAVALLSLTWLALFSEAPRRGWIPAAILIVAGLAGAAIPGTGGFRAKYFANAAATGPHERSTEFRDPSFTRIDARLDFAPGGPEFPLAFVNDISRFNFYSPGQPRRRQLEFAAAWSGQWWTEAGDTTLYLEAPGSTAQLFVDGTEVASLTPTVGAINVVVPLTAGWHRIDATFSSPYGAPRRFSTGTVRGDARQPFDATSVVTQRMRPWQLTAVQLLRWAKTVADGLILVWLGWMLTRALKRHFSRWSGWPALGQRSWLLPLLAIIVAIEALVFAWPWSRLLMVMAGGDDPMTYEWYSRDILFNGLLMNFGQPAGQGEPFYYQALYPYFLAAVHALFGEGMFGVMLVQRLLVAFTVWAIIEIAIAIGGEDAWLGALACGTVFAVWKHSGIAADLLNEALYVPLLVAWVAVLVRLGHSPSTRGSFNAGVLGALAAMTRSTVLLAWPAVWIACWRCWRTAAGWRVPLVVLALTSVLVFSLVGARNWIVSGRWVMTSTGLGVTLLGGNELPADVVIDLQARGSLYKSLGLRDDTAQVVEYAIVAPKAFALHQGRKALFALGFYEPYAPGWGYSPIYLAGFVLAVGGLVLAIQGARVPLPAVFLPGLIAAAQFIAVVAVYPKAERLILPIHALLVPYAGVALAAAVGAARRRLGGS encoded by the coding sequence ATGACTCGCGCAACCTGGTTCAGGCACGCGAGCCTGCTGGCCTGGATCGCCTATTTCATCGTTCCCAACGACGGCGGTGGCTGGGTTCACGGCCTGCCCCTGGGCCCGCTCGAAGCCGTCGCGCTGCTGTCGCTGACCTGGCTGGCGCTGTTCAGTGAGGCGCCTCGACGCGGCTGGATCCCCGCGGCAATCCTGATCGTTGCCGGCCTCGCAGGAGCGGCAATCCCCGGCACCGGCGGGTTTCGAGCGAAATACTTCGCCAACGCCGCCGCCACGGGGCCGCACGAGCGCAGCACCGAGTTTCGCGATCCCAGCTTCACCCGCATTGACGCGCGCCTGGACTTCGCTCCCGGCGGACCAGAATTCCCACTCGCCTTCGTTAACGACATCAGCCGATTCAATTTCTATTCACCCGGCCAACCACGGCGGCGACAGCTCGAGTTCGCCGCTGCGTGGAGCGGCCAGTGGTGGACGGAGGCCGGCGACACGACGCTGTATCTCGAGGCACCGGGATCAACCGCGCAGTTGTTCGTCGATGGCACCGAAGTCGCGTCGCTGACACCGACGGTGGGCGCCATCAACGTCGTGGTGCCCCTCACGGCGGGATGGCACCGCATCGACGCCACCTTCTCGTCGCCATATGGTGCCCCTCGCCGGTTCTCGACTGGAACCGTGCGGGGCGATGCCCGTCAACCGTTCGATGCGACCTCGGTCGTGACCCAGAGAATGCGTCCGTGGCAGCTGACAGCCGTACAGCTCCTGCGATGGGCCAAGACCGTCGCCGACGGACTCATCCTCGTGTGGCTGGGATGGATGCTGACGCGCGCCCTGAAGCGCCATTTCTCCCGCTGGTCGGGCTGGCCGGCACTGGGGCAGCGGTCATGGCTGCTTCCCCTGCTTGCCATCATCGTCGCCATTGAAGCGCTGGTCTTTGCCTGGCCGTGGTCGCGACTCTTGATGGTCATGGCCGGCGGCGACGACCCCATGACCTACGAGTGGTACTCGCGCGACATCCTGTTCAACGGTCTGCTGATGAACTTCGGGCAACCGGCCGGGCAGGGTGAGCCGTTTTACTACCAGGCGCTCTATCCATACTTCCTCGCCGCCGTTCACGCGCTGTTTGGTGAAGGCATGTTCGGGGTGATGCTCGTCCAGCGATTGCTGGTCGCATTCACGGTGTGGGCGATCATCGAAATCGCGATCGCGATCGGCGGCGAGGACGCCTGGCTGGGCGCGCTCGCGTGCGGAACCGTCTTCGCGGTCTGGAAGCATTCGGGCATCGCCGCCGACCTGCTGAACGAAGCGCTCTACGTGCCGCTACTGGTGGCCTGGGTAGCCGTGTTGGTGCGCCTGGGGCACTCGCCCTCCACTCGCGGTTCGTTCAACGCAGGAGTCCTGGGCGCCCTCGCCGCCATGACCCGGTCGACGGTTCTGCTGGCCTGGCCCGCCGTGTGGATCGCCTGCTGGCGGTGCTGGCGCACCGCTGCAGGCTGGCGAGTGCCACTCGTCGTCCTGGCGCTGACCTCGGTACTGGTGTTCTCGCTGGTCGGCGCCCGGAACTGGATCGTGTCCGGACGGTGGGTGATGACCTCCACCGGATTGGGCGTCACGCTGCTCGGCGGTAACGAGCTGCCGGCGGATGTCGTGATCGACCTTCAGGCACGGGGCTCGCTGTACAAGAGCCTTGGACTGCGCGACGACACGGCACAGGTCGTGGAGTACGCGATCGTGGCGCCCAAGGCGTTTGCCCTGCATCAGGGGCGGAAGGCGCTGTTCGCACTCGGCTTCTACGAACCCTACGCGCCCGGATGGGGCTATTCGCCGATCTACCTGGCGGGCTTCGTCTTGGCTGTGGGCGGCCTGGTGTTGGCCATCCAGGGCGCTCGCGTGCCCCTGCCGGCAGTCTTCCTTCCGGGACTGATCGCGGCGGCGCAGTTCATTGCAGTCGTGGCGGTCTACCCAAAGGCTGAGCGGTTGATTCTGCCGATCCACGCGCTGCTGGTTCCCTATGCGGGCGTCGCCCTCGCGGCGGCAGTCGGTGCGGCCCGGCGGCGACTCGGGGGGAGCTAG
- a CDS encoding DUF4330 family protein, with the protein MSVIDEQGRLFGRVNLIDAAVALFILGLIPLAYGTALLFQPARPRIDSVTRVDISNEERRIVAGGSLLAAKLKIKGTGFNPMLRAQIGGAPALAFVFENPNSADVLVGPMPPGAHDLVLMDGVQEAARANGAVVIDNPSTRTLHAEGWLTNLTPEMADGFKVGTAFATHEVLMIGPSRPARSRIRMGAMEADVPIAGRVERATVLALHCDPQGADFRTGQEPCMIGGQPVAGTPPVTVVLPGNIGFSIAELFPPTPPARGRVVVRLDGAVDGSVIKTGDRDALLDARAAVIVTSGGRDVSVELGLDESREGWRYRGRLVTPGAPFVFNAGRYEVRGEVQSVTASAPAGAKP; encoded by the coding sequence ATGAGCGTGATCGACGAACAAGGCCGGCTGTTTGGTCGCGTCAACCTCATCGACGCCGCCGTCGCGCTGTTCATCCTGGGGCTCATTCCCCTGGCCTACGGCACGGCACTGCTGTTTCAGCCCGCGCGTCCCCGCATCGACTCGGTGACGCGGGTGGACATCTCGAACGAAGAACGCCGCATCGTCGCCGGCGGCAGCTTGCTGGCGGCGAAGCTGAAGATCAAGGGCACGGGGTTCAACCCGATGCTGCGGGCGCAGATTGGCGGAGCACCGGCTTTGGCGTTCGTGTTCGAGAATCCCAACTCCGCTGACGTGCTGGTCGGACCGATGCCGCCTGGCGCGCACGATCTTGTCCTGATGGATGGCGTACAGGAAGCCGCCCGCGCGAACGGCGCCGTGGTGATCGACAACCCGTCGACCCGCACGCTGCATGCCGAGGGATGGCTGACCAACCTCACGCCCGAGATGGCCGATGGTTTCAAGGTCGGCACGGCCTTCGCCACCCATGAAGTCTTGATGATTGGCCCGTCGCGACCGGCGCGGTCGCGCATTCGCATGGGGGCCATGGAGGCCGACGTGCCGATCGCGGGGCGGGTCGAGCGAGCGACGGTGCTGGCGTTGCACTGCGACCCGCAGGGCGCCGACTTCAGGACGGGTCAGGAGCCCTGCATGATCGGCGGTCAGCCGGTCGCCGGCACACCGCCGGTCACGGTCGTGCTGCCTGGCAACATCGGGTTCTCGATTGCAGAACTCTTCCCGCCCACGCCGCCGGCGCGCGGCCGGGTTGTGGTCCGGCTGGATGGCGCCGTTGACGGCAGCGTGATCAAGACTGGCGATCGCGATGCGCTGCTGGACGCTCGTGCCGCCGTGATCGTCACCTCCGGCGGGCGCGACGTCAGCGTGGAACTGGGGCTGGATGAATCCCGCGAGGGCTGGCGCTACCGTGGCCGCCTGGTAACGCCGGGTGCGCCGTTTGTCTTCAACGCCGGCCGCTACGAGGTGCGTGGCGAGGTGCAGTCGGTCACCGCCAGCGCTCCCGCCGGAGCCAAGCCGTGA
- a CDS encoding nucleotide sugar dehydrogenase, with amino-acid sequence MELLKKIETKQATLGVIGLGYVGLPLAVEFARAGFPVVGYDVDAHKVAELMAGRSYIPDVPSEHLAEVVKSGRFKATTDAKALAAADIIDICVPTPLRKTKDPDMTYVVQAVDAVAAVLKKGQLIILESTTYPGTTVEVVQPVLAAKGFTPGVDFYLAFSPERVDPGNPHYQTKNIPKVVGGINEDSTRCAVAFYSQVMDKVVPVSSPSVAEMVKLLENTFRAVNIGLVNELALMCHRMGLDVWEVIDAAKTKPFGFMPFYPGPGLGGHCIPIDPFYLSWKARQYNFEARFIELAGSVNGAMPEFVVQRIIDALNSQKKSLNGSRVHIIGVAYKRDVNDLRESPALEVLELLAHRGALVSYTDPYVAAFKHASLDLQHVDEAVAHTGVDCGVIITDHKVFDYGAMVERFPLLVDTRNALKGVAGPKIFRL; translated from the coding sequence ATGGAATTGCTGAAGAAGATTGAAACGAAGCAGGCCACTCTGGGCGTCATCGGGCTGGGCTACGTCGGCCTGCCGCTCGCCGTGGAGTTTGCCCGCGCCGGGTTCCCCGTGGTCGGCTACGACGTGGATGCGCACAAGGTGGCCGAACTCATGGCCGGTCGCAGCTACATCCCGGACGTTCCCTCCGAGCACCTGGCCGAGGTCGTGAAGAGCGGCCGTTTCAAGGCGACGACGGATGCGAAGGCATTGGCCGCGGCTGACATCATCGATATCTGCGTCCCGACTCCGCTGCGCAAGACCAAGGACCCCGACATGACCTACGTCGTGCAGGCGGTCGATGCGGTCGCAGCGGTGCTCAAGAAGGGCCAGCTGATCATCCTGGAATCGACGACCTATCCCGGGACGACCGTGGAAGTGGTCCAGCCGGTGTTGGCCGCCAAGGGCTTCACGCCGGGCGTGGATTTCTACCTGGCGTTCTCGCCCGAGCGCGTTGACCCGGGCAACCCGCATTACCAGACCAAGAACATCCCGAAAGTCGTCGGCGGCATCAACGAAGACAGCACCCGCTGCGCTGTCGCCTTCTACAGCCAGGTGATGGACAAGGTGGTGCCGGTCAGTTCGCCGAGCGTCGCCGAGATGGTCAAGCTGCTCGAGAACACGTTCCGCGCCGTCAACATTGGCCTGGTCAACGAGCTCGCGCTGATGTGCCACCGCATGGGCCTCGACGTGTGGGAAGTGATCGACGCCGCCAAGACCAAGCCCTTCGGCTTCATGCCGTTCTATCCGGGCCCAGGCCTGGGCGGGCACTGCATCCCGATCGACCCGTTCTATCTGTCGTGGAAGGCGCGCCAGTACAACTTCGAGGCACGGTTCATCGAGCTGGCCGGCAGCGTCAACGGCGCCATGCCCGAGTTCGTGGTGCAGCGCATCATCGACGCGCTGAACTCGCAGAAGAAGTCGCTCAACGGCTCGCGCGTGCACATCATCGGCGTGGCCTACAAGCGCGACGTCAACGACCTGCGCGAATCGCCGGCGCTCGAGGTGCTCGAGCTGCTCGCCCACCGCGGCGCCCTCGTCAGCTACACCGACCCCTACGTGGCGGCGTTCAAGCACGCGTCGCTGGATCTGCAGCATGTTGACGAAGCGGTCGCTCACACGGGTGTCGATTGCGGCGTGATCATCACCGACCACAAGGTGTTCGACTACGGCGCCATGGTCGAGCGGTTCCCGTTGCTGGTGGATACGCGGAACGCTCTCAAGGGCGTGGCCGGACCGAAGATCTTCCGTCTGTAG
- the gmd gene encoding GDP-mannose 4,6-dehydratase, with amino-acid sequence MAAKKRALITGITGQDGSYLAELLLDKGYEVFGVVRRLSAPNVWRIQHLLDKVTLLQADMLDQLSLIKAVDVAQPDEFYNLAAMSFVPASWDQPMLTGEFNAQGVTRALEAIRSVNPKIRFYQASSSEMYGRVREVPQTEMTPFYPRSPYGCTKVYGHYITVNYRESYDLFAVSGILFNHESPRRGIEFVTRKVTDGVARIVLGMNDSLKLGNLDARRDWGFSGDYVNAMWLMLQQDQPDDYVIATGTAHSVRDLVEAAFGHVGLDWNKYVGTDPRFIRPAEVDLLIGDPSKAKKELGWVPAVDFKQLVAMMVDADLARLKAGILVA; translated from the coding sequence GTGGCTGCCAAGAAACGCGCGCTGATTACCGGTATCACTGGACAGGACGGCTCCTACCTCGCGGAGCTCCTGCTCGATAAGGGCTACGAGGTCTTCGGCGTGGTTCGCCGCCTGAGCGCCCCCAACGTCTGGCGCATTCAGCACCTGCTCGACAAGGTCACGCTGCTGCAGGCCGACATGCTCGATCAGCTGTCGCTGATCAAGGCGGTCGATGTGGCGCAGCCTGACGAGTTCTACAACCTGGCGGCCATGTCATTCGTGCCGGCATCCTGGGACCAGCCGATGCTGACCGGCGAGTTCAACGCCCAGGGCGTGACCCGTGCGCTCGAAGCGATCCGCAGCGTCAACCCGAAGATTCGCTTCTACCAGGCGTCATCAAGCGAGATGTACGGTCGCGTGCGGGAAGTGCCGCAAACCGAGATGACGCCGTTTTATCCGCGCAGCCCGTACGGTTGCACCAAGGTCTACGGCCACTACATCACCGTGAACTATCGAGAGAGCTACGACCTGTTCGCCGTTTCCGGCATTCTCTTCAATCACGAATCGCCCCGCCGTGGCATCGAGTTCGTGACCCGCAAGGTCACCGACGGCGTGGCGCGAATCGTCCTGGGCATGAACGACTCGCTCAAGCTGGGGAACCTCGATGCCCGCCGCGACTGGGGCTTTTCGGGCGACTACGTCAACGCCATGTGGCTGATGCTGCAGCAGGATCAGCCGGACGATTACGTGATCGCCACGGGCACGGCGCACTCGGTGCGCGACCTGGTCGAGGCGGCGTTTGGCCATGTCGGCCTCGATTGGAACAAGTACGTGGGCACCGACCCCCGGTTCATCCGCCCGGCTGAAGTGGACCTGCTGATCGGCGATCCCTCCAAGGCGAAGAAAGAACTGGGCTGGGTGCCGGCGGTCGACTTCAAGCAGTTGGTGGCGATGATGGTGGACGCCGACCTCGCCCGGCTGAAGGCCGGCATTCTCGTCGCCTGA
- a CDS encoding FAD-dependent oxidoreductase codes for MISVDVAVIGGGVTGLASALALAEAGASVCLLEREGKPGRATSTHNSGVIHAGIYYPEGSLKAQLCVEGRDRLYAFCPAHNVPHARGGKLIIAADDHEAEQLPGLLNTGRSNGVALELVDAAFVRTREPNVRAVAAIWSPDTGILEAEALVKALEHLCRQHDVAMVVGSPLIGAEPAAEGIELVTPHERFVAATVVNASGLYADTTSAMLGGMTFRIYPCRGEYAELAPSRRHMVNGLVYPLPHASGAGLGVHLAKTTWGSVTLGPTIHYQDAKDDYEGGRLPLEAFVEPAQHLLPWVTLADLQPGGSGIRAKLHGPGQRFADFLIQRDTVNPRVIQASGIDSPGLTSCLAIGARVAAIWADERP; via the coding sequence ATGATAAGCGTCGATGTCGCAGTGATTGGCGGCGGCGTAACCGGCCTGGCCTCGGCCCTGGCCCTGGCTGAGGCAGGCGCGTCGGTCTGCCTCCTGGAACGCGAGGGCAAGCCGGGCCGGGCGACCAGCACCCACAACAGCGGCGTGATCCACGCCGGCATTTACTATCCCGAGGGCTCACTCAAGGCGCAGTTGTGCGTCGAAGGCCGCGATCGGCTGTACGCCTTTTGCCCGGCGCACAACGTCCCGCACGCGCGCGGCGGCAAGCTGATCATCGCCGCCGACGACCACGAAGCCGAGCAACTGCCCGGGCTGCTGAACACAGGGCGCAGCAACGGCGTCGCGCTCGAGTTGGTGGATGCCGCCTTCGTCCGCACGCGGGAACCCAACGTTCGCGCCGTCGCCGCGATTTGGTCGCCCGACACCGGCATTCTCGAAGCCGAGGCGCTGGTCAAGGCGCTCGAGCACCTGTGCCGCCAACACGACGTGGCGATGGTCGTGGGCAGCCCCCTGATCGGCGCCGAGCCAGCCGCCGAGGGCATTGAACTTGTCACGCCGCACGAACGCTTCGTCGCGGCCACGGTCGTGAACGCCAGTGGCCTCTACGCCGACACGACCTCGGCCATGCTGGGCGGCATGACGTTCCGCATCTACCCGTGCCGCGGCGAGTACGCAGAACTGGCGCCCTCACGCCGTCACATGGTCAACGGGCTGGTCTATCCCCTGCCCCATGCCTCAGGTGCCGGACTCGGTGTGCACCTGGCCAAGACCACGTGGGGCAGCGTCACGCTGGGGCCGACCATCCATTACCAGGACGCGAAGGACGACTACGAGGGCGGGCGCCTGCCGCTCGAGGCATTCGTGGAGCCGGCGCAGCACCTGCTGCCGTGGGTCACGCTGGCCGACCTGCAGCCGGGCGGCAGCGGCATTCGCGCCAAGCTGCACGGGCCCGGTCAGCGCTTCGCGGATTTCCTGATCCAACGCGACACGGTCAACCCGCGTGTCATCCAGGCGTCGGGAATTGACTCGCCGGGCCTGACGTCGTGCCTGGCGATTGGCGCGCGGGTCGCAGCCATCTGGGCAGACGAGCGTCCGTGA
- the rfbC gene encoding dTDP-4-dehydrorhamnose 3,5-epimerase, translating to MKFTESRIPGAWIIDVTPIHDDRGLFAMTWRPDEFITRGMDPSLAQCNLAFSIKKGTLRGMHFQNAPHAQAKIIRCTRGALLDVIVDLRPESPAYCQWEAVELTADNRRMLYMPEGIAHGYLTLTDEAEAYYHASTPWEPKAESGVRWNDPAFAIQWPSAPVVISSKDASWPDHARPR from the coding sequence ATGAAGTTCACTGAATCGCGCATCCCCGGCGCCTGGATCATCGACGTCACGCCGATCCACGACGACCGGGGCCTCTTCGCGATGACGTGGCGGCCCGACGAGTTCATCACGCGCGGCATGGATCCATCGCTGGCGCAGTGCAACCTGGCCTTCAGCATCAAGAAGGGCACGCTGCGCGGCATGCATTTCCAGAACGCGCCCCACGCGCAGGCCAAAATCATTCGCTGCACCCGCGGCGCCCTGCTCGACGTGATTGTCGACCTGCGCCCCGAATCGCCGGCCTATTGCCAGTGGGAAGCCGTGGAACTGACGGCCGACAACCGCCGCATGCTCTACATGCCAGAGGGGATTGCCCACGGCTATTTGACGTTGACCGATGAGGCCGAGGCCTACTACCACGCGTCGACGCCCTGGGAGCCGAAGGCAGAGTCGGGTGTGCGCTGGAACGATCCGGCCTTCGCGATCCAGTGGCCCTCAGCGCCGGTGGTGATCTCGTCCAAAGATGCCAGCTGGCCTGACCACGCTCGCCCCCGCTAG
- a CDS encoding sodium/solute symporter (Members of the Solute:Sodium Symporter (SSS), TC 2.A.21 as described in tcdb.org, catalyze solute:Na+ symport. Known solutes for members of the family include sugars, amino acids, nucleosides, inositols, vitamins, urea or anions, depending on the system.) codes for MQSSFHVIDWVIIAAYLLAMAGVGVYFSRRQNSLDHFILADRSMAWLPVGLSLMAALNSGMDYLMQPSATIKYGAVLTAGVFSWFAVYPWVAKVAFPFYHRLNFYTAYEYLEARFDVRVRTLGALIFVIWRLGWMATAMYVPSLAINAASGGQVDLNTVTIIVGTVVTLYTMLGGIQAVIWNDVIQFCIMFGGLVATVAIVLVSVPGGLFEILAVAGAAGKLDIWPPLVDPAAVTVIDQIASFFTQPLTLISVMASLVFGRMATYTSDQVMVQRLQTTRSIKDAKQAFVVNAVGDALWMVGLSFVGLALFAYFQNRALPPEFQTDKLVPYFMSLAFPAGAVGLVIAAIMAASISSIDSAINSCSSVAVVDLYNRLWLGKDLERGAQSAQGERRQVMASRVATVFFGGLGTVLACNVSRIGSLLEIANKLVNAFSGPLFGIFLLAMFSPRSRSGGVLAAGVAGAFVSYYVAYESTIGFMWPSTFGLAATLAVGGALAAIRPASGDAPGRQLTWRAVMARPVA; via the coding sequence ATGCAATCGTCGTTTCATGTCATCGACTGGGTGATCATCGCCGCCTATCTGCTGGCCATGGCGGGCGTCGGCGTGTACTTCTCGCGCCGGCAGAACAGCCTCGATCACTTCATCCTGGCCGACCGCAGCATGGCGTGGCTGCCGGTGGGCCTGTCCTTGATGGCCGCGCTCAACAGCGGCATGGACTACCTGATGCAGCCGTCGGCCACCATCAAGTACGGCGCCGTGCTCACCGCCGGCGTGTTCTCGTGGTTCGCCGTCTATCCGTGGGTCGCAAAGGTAGCCTTCCCCTTTTATCACCGTCTCAATTTCTACACGGCGTACGAGTACCTCGAAGCGCGGTTCGACGTGCGCGTGCGTACGCTCGGCGCGTTGATCTTCGTGATCTGGCGTCTCGGCTGGATGGCGACCGCGATGTATGTGCCGAGCCTGGCCATCAACGCCGCCAGCGGCGGCCAGGTCGATCTCAACACCGTCACCATCATCGTCGGCACCGTGGTGACGCTCTACACGATGCTCGGCGGCATCCAGGCGGTGATCTGGAACGACGTGATCCAGTTCTGCATCATGTTCGGCGGCCTGGTCGCGACGGTGGCGATCGTGTTGGTCAGTGTGCCCGGCGGTCTGTTCGAGATCCTGGCTGTCGCCGGCGCTGCCGGCAAGCTCGACATCTGGCCGCCGCTCGTGGATCCAGCGGCCGTCACCGTGATCGATCAAATCGCGAGCTTCTTCACGCAGCCGCTGACGCTGATCTCGGTGATGGCGTCGCTGGTGTTCGGGCGCATGGCCACCTACACGAGCGACCAGGTGATGGTGCAGCGGCTGCAGACGACGCGATCGATCAAGGATGCCAAGCAGGCGTTCGTCGTCAATGCCGTCGGTGATGCGCTGTGGATGGTGGGCCTGTCGTTCGTTGGCCTGGCCCTGTTCGCGTATTTCCAGAACCGCGCGTTGCCGCCGGAGTTCCAGACCGACAAGCTGGTGCCGTACTTCATGTCGCTGGCCTTCCCGGCCGGGGCCGTGGGGTTGGTGATCGCCGCGATCATGGCGGCGTCGATTTCGAGCATCGACTCGGCCATCAATTCCTGCAGCTCGGTGGCCGTGGTGGACCTCTACAACCGGCTGTGGCTCGGCAAGGACCTGGAACGGGGCGCGCAGTCGGCCCAGGGCGAGCGGCGCCAGGTGATGGCCTCGCGCGTGGCCACGGTGTTCTTTGGCGGACTCGGGACGGTGCTGGCCTGTAACGTCTCCCGTATCGGCAGCCTGCTCGAGATCGCCAACAAGCTGGTCAACGCCTTCAGCGGTCCGCTGTTCGGCATTTTCCTGCTGGCGATGTTCAGCCCGCGTTCGCGGAGTGGTGGAGTGCTGGCGGCGGGTGTGGCCGGTGCGTTCGTGAGCTACTACGTTGCCTACGAAAGCACGATCGGTTTCATGTGGCCGTCGACGTTTGGCCTGGCGGCAACGTTGGCGGTGGGGGGCGCGCTGGCGGCGATCCGGCCGGCGTCGGGTGACGCGCCGGGGCGCCAGCTGACTTGGCGGGCGGTAATGGCCCGGCCCGTGGCATAA
- a CDS encoding thiazole synthase, whose translation MSDLIIAGRTFRSRLIVGTGKYPSHAIMKAAHQASGADMVTVAVRRVDISRKTESLLDYIDTAKIFLLPNTAACYTAEDAIRTARLGREAGMSNWVKLEVIGDEQTLFPDNEGLLEATRVLVKEGFIVLPYTNDDPVMCRKLAEAGAAAVMPLGAPIGSGLGIQNPNNIRIIREQAKVPVIVDAGVGTASDAAVAMELGADGVLMNTAIAGATDPVMMARAMRLAVEAGRLAYLAGRIARKSYATASSPLQGVVGS comes from the coding sequence ATGTCTGATTTGATCATTGCGGGACGCACGTTTCGCTCGCGCCTGATCGTGGGCACCGGAAAGTACCCGTCGCACGCCATCATGAAGGCCGCCCACCAGGCGTCGGGGGCGGACATGGTAACGGTCGCCGTGCGCCGGGTCGATATCTCGCGCAAGACCGAGTCGCTGCTCGATTACATCGACACGGCCAAGATCTTCCTGCTTCCCAACACCGCTGCCTGCTACACCGCCGAAGACGCCATTCGCACGGCGCGGCTCGGCCGCGAAGCGGGCATGTCGAACTGGGTGAAGCTCGAGGTGATCGGCGACGAGCAGACGCTGTTCCCCGACAACGAAGGACTGCTCGAGGCCACGCGGGTGCTGGTCAAGGAGGGCTTCATCGTGTTGCCCTACACCAACGATGATCCAGTGATGTGCCGCAAGCTGGCCGAGGCCGGCGCCGCCGCGGTGATGCCGCTCGGCGCGCCGATCGGGTCAGGCCTGGGGATTCAGAACCCGAACAACATCCGCATCATTCGCGAACAGGCCAAGGTCCCGGTCATCGTGGATGCGGGCGTGGGTACGGCGTCTGACGCCGCAGTGGCCATGGAACTGGGCGCGGACGGGGTGCTGATGAATACCGCCATTGCCGGCGCGACCGACCCGGTGATGATGGCGCGCGCCATGAGGCTCGCGGTCGAAGCCGGACGTCTCGCCTACCTGGCCGGCCGCATTGCTCGAAAGTCGTACGCCACCGCGAGCAGCCCCCTGCAGGGCGTCGTCGGATCCTGA
- a CDS encoding DegT/DnrJ/EryC1/StrS family aminotransferase, protein MTVPLLDLNAQYLPIRTELLDAVTRVCDSQRFIGGPEVEGLERELAAYLVTPYALGMSSGTDALVAALMALNIGPGDEVITPTYSFFATAGSVARLGATPVLVDVDPGTFNMDPAATAAAITSKTKAIIPVHLFGQSAELEPILAAAAPRSIPVIEDAAQAIGCMYHGKPVGSWGAVGCFSFFPSKNLGGFGDGGLVTSTNADLAHRLKLIRNHGMEPKYYHHMVGANFRLDALQAAVLRVKLPYLAKWSAARRNNAVRYRAAFADAGLSQVVLPVEAPDRTHIYNQFVIRVPRRDQLRAHLDAAGIGCEVYYPVPFHLQACFTDLGYKAGAFPVAEAAALDSLALPIYPELTEAQQAAVVEAIAHFYRG, encoded by the coding sequence GTGACTGTCCCGCTGCTCGATCTCAACGCACAGTACTTACCCATCCGGACGGAACTTCTCGACGCGGTCACCCGCGTGTGTGACAGCCAGCGATTTATCGGCGGTCCGGAAGTCGAGGGTCTGGAGCGCGAACTGGCGGCCTATTTGGTCACCCCGTATGCCCTCGGCATGTCGTCAGGCACCGATGCCCTGGTGGCCGCGTTGATGGCCCTGAACATCGGCCCGGGCGACGAGGTCATCACACCGACCTATTCGTTCTTTGCCACAGCCGGCTCGGTGGCGCGCCTGGGCGCAACCCCGGTGCTGGTCGACGTCGACCCCGGCACGTTCAACATGGACCCGGCCGCGACCGCGGCCGCGATCACCTCGAAGACCAAGGCGATCATTCCGGTTCACCTGTTCGGGCAGTCGGCGGAACTCGAACCGATTCTGGCCGCGGCTGCGCCACGCAGCATCCCGGTGATCGAAGATGCGGCCCAGGCGATCGGCTGCATGTATCACGGCAAGCCGGTCGGCAGCTGGGGCGCAGTTGGGTGCTTCTCGTTCTTTCCGAGCAAGAACCTCGGCGGGTTTGGCGACGGCGGCCTGGTGACCTCCACCAATGCGGACCTCGCCCATCGCCTGAAGTTGATTCGCAATCACGGCATGGAGCCGAAGTACTACCACCACATGGTGGGCGCCAACTTCCGCCTGGACGCGTTGCAGGCGGCCGTGCTGCGGGTGAAGCTGCCGTACCTGGCGAAGTGGAGCGCGGCGAGGCGTAACAACGCAGTGCGCTACCGCGCCGCGTTTGCCGATGCGGGTCTGTCGCAGGTCGTGCTGCCGGTGGAAGCGCCGGACCGCACGCACATCTACAACCAGTTCGTGATCCGCGTGCCCCGCCGCGACCAGCTGCGTGCGCATCTCGATGCCGCTGGCATTGGTTGCGAGGTTTACTACCCGGTGCCGTTCCACCTGCAGGCGTGCTTCACGGACCTTGGCTACAAAGCCGGCGCGTTCCCCGTTGCCGAAGCAGCGGCGCTCGACTCGCTGGCGCTGCCCATCTACCCCGAACTCACCGAGGCCCAGCAGGCCGCGGTCGTTGAAGCCATCGCACACTTTTACCGCGGATAA